CGAGAACGTCATTTTCTACAACGGCAAGGCGAACAAGCTACGCAACGTAACTTTCGATATCCCGTTTACGCTTGAAAAGCCGGACTACCTTAAACCGTGGAAGATCGCGGACGATAGCGGTAGGCTGGATATAACGTTCTTCCCCATGGTCGACAGGAAAGATAAAATGCACGCGCTGTGCCTAATGACCGACCAGCACCAGGTGTTCGGGAAGTTCTACGGCAACGTGACGCTCGACGACGGACGAGTGATCGCCGTCACGAACAAAATCGGCTTCGCCGAATACGTTCGAAACAAATGGTAAACAACAATTAAATACTACCGTCCGTGATAGCACGGACGGCGAATGGAGAGATGGCTGAGCGGCTGAAGGCACTCGCTTGGAAAGCGGGCATACTGTAACAGGTATCGCGGGTTCGAACCCCGCTCTCTCCGCCATATTTAGTACCCGAAAAGGATGCTGACAAAAAATCACCGAACATATAGTGTGTTCGGTGATTTTTTGCTATACACAGATACAAAATATAGTAATAGCAATACTGAAAACTATCTTTGTTTTTTATGGATGGCTTTTTAGAGTTTTTGAAATGAACAGGATTTGAACGCCATGTCTTTTCCAATTACGCTTTTCTACATTATTTCTTGCAATCGTTTCAAAAATATTTCCGCGCATTTCGGAAAGACCTGATACTTCTTCCAAGCAATATCAAGATGAGAAATAAGAGTGGGGTAAAGCGGTCTGAAACAAAGATTGCTGTTTCCGCTCGTGTTAATGATTTTGTCGAGAGTGACGGCATAACCAACGCCTTCTTCTACAAGTAGCGACATATTGTATAGCAAATTGCCCGTTGCGATTACGCTGAGTTCTTCCGTGTCTTTTCTGAACCATTCGCTTATCATATTTTTGCCGTGCGCTTGGCGAGAAAGAATAAGCGGTTTATCCCATAAATCTTCGGGCGATATGTTTTCCTTTTCGGCAAGCGGGCTGTCTTTTCTCATAAGCACGCCCCAAGTATCATAGAGCGGCAACTGAATATAATCGTATTTGCTCACGTCAAATGGCTCTATAAAAATACCAAAATCAATAAGCCCTTTATCAAGCCTTTCAGAAATCGTACCGCTGTCGCCGCTGAACAAATGATATTTGACGTCAGGGTAATCTTTTTGCACGCTATGAGCTGTTTTTGCTATAAGTCCCATAACATAGCTTTCTCCGCCGCCAATATGAATATCGCCGCTAATATCCGTAATGGGTGCATTCAATTCGTTTTCGGTCTTGTTATACAATTCGATAATTTCT
Above is a genomic segment from Clostridiales bacterium containing:
- a CDS encoding LysR family transcriptional regulator; the protein is MELRELKYFLAVAREQSISKAAEALFVTQPNLSRQMQNLEKEIGQQLFIRGTRKITLTEAGQLLRKRAEEIIELYNKTENELNAPITDISGDIHIGGGESYVMGLIAKTAHSVQKDYPDVKYHLFSGDSGTISERLDKGLIDFGIFIEPFDVSKYDYIQLPLYDTWGVLMRKDSPLAEKENISPEDLWDKPLILSRQAHGKNMISEWFRKDTEELSVIATGNLLYNMSLLVEEGVGYAVTLDKIINTSGNSNLCFRPLYPTLISHLDIAWKKYQVFPKCAEIFLKRLQEIM